A window of Diospyros lotus cultivar Yz01 chromosome 14, ASM1463336v1, whole genome shotgun sequence contains these coding sequences:
- the LOC127789882 gene encoding NAC domain-containing protein 2-like, which yields MTEIAGEDEERQPIPALSHWSPPVTATTLSQFTTTNLSETREPLSIHCLIFFLCKQTRKENKMMTESSPSSSSSSSLPPGVVFDPTRREILQEFLARKVHNLPLPHNAIVEMDVYDYQPWLYASGHNGKHSKYYFVKREKKSISESAKNPKRCLKSKGNSSNGGWWQAITGDKPIRDKRGRIIGFEKTLRFHTYKNQKYDRKECIKTGWIMHEYKLPHPTFQEWVVCGIRYNGRKGTGQEYESQSVGHRDMIDLSKEEQSQCPDQHLQQKGCSMLEDQQAQAHQDLAYDQICNAYPLLNIGCHSTLELDNKAQDSNRSLPLNGSNEQMMTNSNRLLGPGFCGLNDPSWNGFQDPQVQLPQVQSFRESELEDGIVYYDLWS from the exons ATGACGGAAATTGCCGGAGAAGATGAAGAGAGGCAGCCCATCCCTGCCCTTAGCCATTGGTCACCGCCAGTAACCGCCACCACGCTGTCACAGTTCACCACCACCAACCTTTCTG AGACGAGAGAACCCCTTTCGATCCattgtttaattttctttctttgcaaACAAACGAGAAAAGAGAACAAGATGATGACGGAGTCTTCGCCGTCGtcgtcttcctcttcttcactGCCCCCTGGTGTTGTATTCGACCCAACGCGGAGAGAGATTTTGCAGGAATTCTTGGCCAGAAAGGTTCACAATCTTCCATTGCCCCACAATGCTATCGTGGAGATGGATGTATATGATTACCAACCCTGGTTGTATGCAA GTGGTCATAATGGTAAGCACAGTAAGTATTATTTCgtaaaaagggagaaaaaatcTATATCTGAAAGTGCGAAGAACCCCAAACGATGTCTTAAAAGCAAGGGGAATTCCAGTAATGGAGGATGGTGGCAGGCCATCACTGGTGATAAGCCAATCCGAGATAAACGAGGTCGTATAATTGGTTTTGAAAAGACTCTCAGGTTTCATACCTACAAGAACCAGAAGTATGACCGTAAAGAGTGCATTAAAACGGGTTGGATAATGCACGAATACAAGCTGCCACATCCAACA TTCCAAGAATGGGTAGTCTGTGGCATAAGGTACAATGGTCGAAAAGGGACTGGGCAAGAATATGAATCTCAAAGCGTGGGCCACCGTGATATGATCGACCTGAGTAAGGAGGAGCAATCGCAATGCCCTGATCAGCATCTTCAACAGAAAGGGTGTTCAATGTTGGAGGATCAGCAGGCTCAAGCACATCAGGATTTGGCATACGATCAAATCTGTAATGCTTATCCTCTACTGAATATTGGATGCCATTCGACGCTGGAGTTGGACAATAAAGCCCAAGATAGCAACAGATCTCTTCCATTGAATGGATCGAATGAGCAGATGATGACAAATAGTAACAGATTATTAGGCCCTGGTTTTTGTGGGTTAAATGATCCAAGCTGGAATGGGTTTCAGGACCCCCAAGTTCAATTACCTCAAGTTCAATCATTCAGGGAGAGTGAGCTTGAAGATGGGATTGTTTATTATGATTTGTGGTCTTAA